From the genome of Mixophyes fleayi isolate aMixFle1 chromosome 2, aMixFle1.hap1, whole genome shotgun sequence, one region includes:
- the LOC142140560 gene encoding olfactory receptor 4B13-like — MSLLEYEADMKMENLSRISTSFVFIGLLEMEKYRYLYSVLSLNLYIMPMLLCCLIVYVIWAEESLHQPMYIFISNLLLNGVFGNTVIFPQFIIDLMLGSSTISLPGCLTQIFCVQSYFATDLFTFTTMAYDRYLAVGHPLRYPSMMTNRKALIYIFIIWVSAFIAVLIPVIMTANLQFCGVNINNIYCDNMSLIRLACGDSSVNNIFGLIGTFIIVLLTLPIIMYSYIRTVLICLKISRSASLKAFHTLVSHIVTFSVFTATTLFVFLRYRLNGGSMSVTVHVTLSITGYLTSFIVNPIVYGIRTEALKIKILHHLQKIHLLKRLSELK, encoded by the coding sequence ATGTCCCTGCTGGAATATGAGGCAGATATGAAGATGGAAAATCTGTCTAGAATCAGCACCTCTTTTGTGTTTATTGGTCTCTTGGAAATGGAGAAATATAGATACCTGTATTCTGTCTTATCTCTCAACCTGTATATAATGCCAATGTTATTATGCTGTCTGATTGTCTATGTTATTTGGGCTGAAGAAAGTCTGCACCAACCAATGTATATTTTCATAAGTAACCTGCTTCTCAATGGAGTTTTTGGAAACACAGTTATTTTCCCTCAGTTTATAATTGACTTGATGTTGGGATCCTCAACTATTTCTCTTCCTGGATGTCTCACACAGATATTCTGTGTCCAGAGTTATTTTGCAACTGATTTATTCACTTTCACCACCATGGCGTATGACCGCTATTTGGCTGTGGGTCACCCTTTGAGATACCCCTCCATGATGACAAACAGAAAGgctctgatatatatatttataatttgggtTTCTGCCTTTATAGCTGTCCTGATTCCTGTGATAATGACAGCAAACCTCCAGTTTTGTGGGgtaaatattaataacatttactgtGACAATATGTCCCTGATCAGACTGGCTTGTGGTGATTCCTCAGTAAATAATATCTTTGGACTTATTGgaacatttattattgttttgttgaCTCTTCCAATTATTATGTATTCCTACATAAGGACAGTGTTGATCTGCCTGAAGATCTCCAGATCCGCGTCTCTGAAAGCTTTCCATACGCTGGTATCCCACATAGTCACATTCTCTGTGTTTACAGCTACAACTCTTTTTGTTTTCCTAAGGTACAGGCTGAATGGTGGATCCATGTCTGTCACTGTTCATGTTACACTTTCCATCACTGGTTATCTCACTTCCTTCATTGTGAATCCAATTGTGTACGGAATAAGGACAGAAGCTTTAAAGATTAAAATACTACATCACCTGCAGAAAATACATCTATTAAAGAGACTTTCTGAATTGAAATAA